In Chrysemys picta bellii isolate R12L10 chromosome 3, ASM1138683v2, whole genome shotgun sequence, a single genomic region encodes these proteins:
- the ARHGEF33 gene encoding rho guanine nucleotide exchange factor 33, producing the protein MQELSRIQHGEYALEEKVKSCHCTMEEKVSEMKNSLNSFKEELSDAKSKIEVISAKQEEMQQKIEQLQQEKRRESRKVKTKRTQKDEHGSQTVPTPLQGSPFRSINLPEPVLINEDFTSLLHHATYERVSDTRSMAAGEGNVKVVSGTGGSSANPETEDSLKPSLPADIQPKGHPPSTVWKQPKDSKEWGDEYISKEHPDRVKETGQSRYTSVDNVLCETSFAAKRQSIALELLESERKYVINLSLILKIKATLQGLDVKRNTKERSFFPGSLRYLVQQHVDLLHMLQERVLSWPRPGILGDIFLKLTNDENNFLDYYIAYLRDLPECISLIHVVILKEVEEEIKSDLYMLFFHIVQRIPEYLIHLQNILKYTEQEHPDYYLLLVCVQRFRIFISHYSLLLQCNEDLLIQKRKKLKKSSLVKLYKGLASQCASASQEVSQTPSTTAIRDSGIHSEEVMQPFPAAPSSSTTATHLMPQMKKNQSAMMENIQAGKPSDWEMEARKHERPENILASSQFPEQELKAMSIPLQAIPEMDYETPPADPMGNAERSVRTSMELLQDARSFAPHYEELDYGGEVFTLPGPYEDETFQNLALFENCSPASSESSLDICFLRPVSFTVEPDRTEPSAQPLPKSSSAYKQEAFHSKGKQLSRSLKEFPRSTEGMSARLYSTRSSSSSQLQHKQERSMQPHLISASSRSSQRSYFPPPRGLGEKQSFLEELHAEDNTRFCQKDDNEQTSFSEHNPRQEPKGGFRSSFRKLFKKK; encoded by the exons ATGCAGGAACTTTCAAGAATTCAGCATGGAGAGTATGCTCTGGAGGAGAAGGTTAAGAGCTGCCACTGTACAATGGAAGAGAAAGTGTCAGAGATGAAGAATTCGCTGAACTCTTTCAAG GAGGAGCTCAGTGATGCCAAGTCGAAGATTGAAGTGATCAGTGCCAAGCAAGAGGAAATGCAACAGAAAATTGAACAGCTGCAACAAGAGAAACGTCGGGAATCCCGGAAAGTGAAAACTAA AAGAACACAAAAGGATGAACACGGGTCACAAACGGTGCCTACTCCTCTACAAGGCAGTCCGTTCCGATCGATAAATCTCCCAGAACCTGTACTGATTAATGAAGATTTTACAAGTCTTTTGCATCATGCAACCTATGAGAGAG TCTCCGATACCAGATCCATGGCGGCTGGAGAAGGAAATGTGAAAGTAGTGTCAGGCACTG GGGGGAGCAGTGCAAACCCAGAGACAGAAGACAGCCTCAAGCCTTCCTTGCCAGCTGACATTCAGCCAAAGGGTCACCCCCCATCGACTGTGTGGAAGCAGCCCAAGGACAGCAAAGAGTGGGGCGATGAATATATTTCTAAGGAGCACCCAGACAGAGTGAAGGAAACAGGCCAAAGCAGATACACCTCAGTGGACAATGTCTTATGTGAAACTTCTTTCGCTG CCAAAAGACAGAGCATCGCTTTGGAGCTGCTGGAGTCTGAGAGGAAATATGTCATCAACCTGTCCCTGATCCTGAAGATCAAAGCCACATTGCAAGGCTTAGACGTGAAGAGGAACACCAAAGAGAGAAG TTTCTTCCCCGGTTCTTTACGATACCTGGTCCAGCAGCATGTAGACTTACTTCACATGCTGCAAGAGAGGGTGCTGAGTTGGCCACGTCCAGGAATCCTGGGAGACATATTCCTGAAGTTAACAAACGATGAG AACAATTTTCTGGACTACTACATTGCTTACTTGAGGGACCTGCCGGAATGCATCTCACTGATCCATGTGGTGATTCTGAAGGAG GTGGAAGAAGAAATTAAGTCTGACCTCTACATGCTGTTCTTTCATATAGTCCAGCGTATCCCCGAATACCTTATTCACTTACAG AACATCCTGAAGTACACTGAGCAAGAGCACCCCGATTACTACCTGCTCCTGGTGTGTGTGCAGCGCTTCCGCATTTTCATCTCGCACTACAGCCTGCTATTACAGTGCAACGAAGACCTGCTCATACAGAAACGGAAAAAGCTGAAGAA GTCGTCCCTGGTTAAGTTATACAAAGGTCTGGCTTCTCAGTGTGCCAGTGCCAGCCAGGAGGTTTCTCAGACACCCAGCACAACAGCCATTCGAGACAGCGGGATCCACTCCGAAGAGGTGATGCAGCCgttcccagcagccccctcttCCAGCACAACAGCCAC gCATTTGATGCCACAGATGAAGAAGAACCAGTCCGCAATGATGGAGAACATCCAGGCTGGGAAGCCATCGGACTGGGAAATGGAGGCTAGAAAACACGAAAGGCCAGAAAATATCCTTGCTTCATCTCAGTTCCCCGAGCAGGAGCTAAAGGCCATGTCCATCCCCTTGCAGGCGATCCCGGAGATGGACTATGAAACTCCCCCAGCCGACCCAATGGGAAATGCTGAGAGATCTGTCAGGACCTCAATGGAGCTGCTGCAGGATGCTAGAAGCTTTGCTCCACACTACGAAGAGTTGGACTATGGGGGGGAAGTTTTCACCCTGCCAGGTCCCTACGAGGACGAGACCTTTCAAAACCTGGCGCTTTTCGAGAACTGCTCCCCGGCCTCCTCCGAATCCAGCCTAGATATTTGCTTTTTAAGGCCTGTTAGCTTTACGGTGGAACCCGACAGGACAGAGCCCTCGGCACAGCCACTGCCGAAAAGCAGCAGCGCCTACAAGCAGGAGGCCTTTCACAGCAAAGGCAAGCAGCTGAGCAGGTCCCTGAAGGAGTTCCCCAGGAGCACTGAGGGCATGAGCGCCAGACTCTACAGCACCAGGAGCAGCTCCAGTAGCCAGCtgcagcacaagcaggagagaagCATGCAACCTCACCTGATCTCGGCATCATCTAGAAGCTCCCAAAGGAGCTACTTCCCCCCGccgagagggctgggggagaaaCAGAGCTTTTTGGAA GAGCTACATGCAGAAGACAACACCAGGTTCTGCCAGAAGGATGACAACGAACAAACATCCTTCAGCGAGCACAACCCGCGGCAGGAACCCAAAGGGGGCTTCCGGAGCTCCTTCCGCAAGCTCTTCAAAAAGAAATGA